The Corvus moneduloides isolate bCorMon1 chromosome 5, bCorMon1.pri, whole genome shotgun sequence genome includes a region encoding these proteins:
- the ZBTB49 gene encoding zinc finger and BTB domain-containing protein 49 has translation MDTVASHSCHLLQQLHEQRIQGLLCDCMLVVKGVCFKAHKNVLAAFSQYFRTLFQNSSGQKNDVFHLDIKNVGGIGQILDFMYTSHLDLSQDNVQAMLDIAQCLQVQNVLNICHTFLKSSTAVEQAASMPCNSVFSLQNTLGTDTSCASDGYGTNLLPECSADTQTNKVLAEHHSHASQSVNLHTPSGDGQKQPQDSLDGSCTDLPFKQPNYYYKLRNFYSKQFYKQNTCSDHERGAEPSFSYNTSTEINTVENNSCTVNHSECILETSDHLPSNFLVQSANEAAPDQDAESTVMQPTRQMRLKKAIHLKKLNFLRSQKLAEQPSEPQSDDNRITEVIEPVNESTTGTTDVRVTDEKEAEDLVNSENFEQTVEVERSQGPLEQEGQSQTLQSQKQYTCELCGKAFKHPSNLELHKRSHTGEKPFECNICGKHFSQAGNLQTHLRRHSGEKPYICEICGKRFAASGDVQRHIIIHSGEKPHLCDICGRGFSNFSNLKEHKKTHTADKVFTCDECGKSFNMQRKLVKHRIRHTGERPYSCSACGKCFAGSGDLRRHVRTHTGEKPYTCETCNKCFTRSAVLRRHKKMHCKASEEGPNALEEFAQGIETPDLDKSQSSDSFGQEMSVTLLPVSVKFPVRPAGNSAEFDGSADSYCKLRSMIQHHSATNPEKLGVDSAKLLKAQAQQTPPAAYAYADADVSSAEGPLQSDSIPMIRSSVAGLDSHCSDPLGSRALSATYKSNEGPFFSSMTLWGLAMKTLQNESELEQ, from the exons ATGGACACTGTTGCTAGCCATAGCTGTCATCTTCTCCAGCAGCTACATGAACAGCGCATTCAGGGGCTTCTCTGTGACTGCATGCTGGTGGTGAAAGGTGTCTGCTTCAAAgcacataaaaatgtattagCTGCTTTCAGTCAATATTTCAg GACCCTTTTCCAGAATTCTTCAGGCCAGAAGAATGATGTGTTTCACTTGGACATTAAAAATGTAGGTGGTATAGGCCAGATCTTGGACTTCATGTACACCTCCCACCTGGATCTTAGCCAGGACAATGTACAAGCTATGCTGGACATTGCACAATGTCTCCAAGTGCAAAATGTGCTGAACATTTGTCACACCTTTTTAAAGTCTTCTACAGCTGTGGAGCAAGCAGCCAGCATGCCATGTAATAGTGTATTTTCACTGCAGAACACTTTGGGTACGGATACCAGCTGTGCCAGTGATGGCTATGGGACAAACCTATTGCCTGAGTGCTCAGCTGACACACAAACTAACAAAGTCTTGGCTGAGCACCACTCACATGCATCACAGTCTGTTAATCTTCACACCCCCTCGGGTGATGGACAGAAACAACCACAAGACTCTTTAGATGGCAGCTGCACAGATCTTCCATTTAAACAACCAAATTACTACTATAAACTACGCAACTTTTATAGCAAACAGTTCTATAAACAAAACACTTGCTCTGATCATGAGAGAGGAGCAGAACCATCCTTTTCTTACAACACATCCACGGAAATAAACACAGTGGAGAATAATTCTTGCACTGTCAATCACTCCGAGTGTATTCTGGAAACCTCTGATCATTTACCATCAAACTTTCTGGTTCAGTCTGCGAATGAAGCTGCTCCAGACCAAGATGCAGAGAGCACAGTTATGCAGCCCACCAGACAGATGCGGCTGAAAAAGGCAATACACCTCAAAAAGTTAAATTTTCTAAGATCTCAGAAACTGGCAGAGCAGCCCTCTGAGCCCCAAAGTGATGACAATAGAATAACAGAAGTAATTGAACCTGTAAATGAAAGTACCACGGGCACGACAGATGTTAGAGTTACTGatgaaaaagaagctgaagatTTAGTGAATTCTGAGAATTTTGAACAAACTGTTGAAGTGGAAAGATCTCAAGGTCCTTTGGAACAAGAAGGACAATCACAGACTCTTCAGTCACAGAAACAATATACTTGTGAGTTATGTGGGAAAGCTTTCAAGCATCCAAGCAATTTGGAGCTACATAAAAGGTCTCATACAG gtGAGAAACCTTTTGAATGTAACATTTGTGGGAAACACTTCTCACAG GCAGGTAATCTCCAGACACATTTACGTCGACATTCTGGTGAGAAGCCATACATTTGTGAAATCTGTGGGAAAAG ATTTGCTGCTTCTGGTGATGTTCAGCGCCATATAATTATTCATTCTGGAGAAAAGCCTCACCTGTGTGATATCTGTGGCAGAG GTTTCAGTAACTTCAGTAATTTAAAGGAGCACAAAAAGACCCATACAGCAGATAAAGTATTCACCTGCGATGAATGTGGGAAGTCATTTAATATGCAACGAAAATTGGTAAAGCACAGAATCAGGCACACTGGAGAGAGACCATACAGCTGTTCAGCTTGTG GGAAATGTTTTGCAGGCTCTGGGGACCTGCGCAGACACGTGAGGACTCACACGGGGGAGAAGCCCTACACCTGTGAGACGTGTAACAAGTGCTTCACTCGCTCGGCCGTGCTGCGGCGGCACAAGAAGATGCACTGCAAAGCCTCCGAGGAGGGGCCGAACGCACTCGAGGAATTCGCTCAAGGGATCGAAACGCCCGACCTTGACAAGTCCCAGAGTTCTGACTCTTTTGGCCAAGAAATGTCTGTCACGTTGTTACCAGTGTCTGTTAAATTCCCCGTTCGCCCAGCTGGAAACTCGGCTGAGTTTGACGGTTCTGCGGATTCGTACTGTAAGTTGCGATCAATGATCCAACACCACAGTGCAACAAACCCAGAGAAACTCGGTGTGGATTCTGCTAAACTCCTGAAAGCCCAGGCACAGCAAACTCCACCAGCAGCATATGCTTATGCAGACGCAGATGTGTCTTCAGCAGAGGGACCCTTGCAGTCTGATAGCATTCCCATGATCCGCTCCTCCGTGGCTGGCCTGGACAGCCACTGCAGTGaccccctgggcagccgggCCTTGTCTGCCACTTACAAGAGTAACGAGGGCCCCTTCTTCTCCAGCATGACCCTCTGGGGCTTAGCAATGAAGACCCTGCAGAACGAAAGCGAATTGGAGCAATGA
- the LYAR gene encoding cell growth-regulating nucleolar protein isoform X1 gives MVVFTCNACGEAVKKAQVEKHVNICRNCQCLSCMDCGKDFWGDDYKEHVKCVSEDQKYGGKGFEAKTNKGDAKQQEWIQKIHEVMKKPNITPKVRNILEQMRAFDNIPRKKVKFQNWIKNSLRIHDSALQDQVWDVFSEATRNISNEKEQDKPQQKEEHQSAETGEKTMAEENGITDEKTERKKSKRERKEERQKNKKKEKKDLKLENQAEVKKNKKSKKGKESVEDEFEVNGNDNHSETEEETNVKKRKHKHVEEERHTKTKRMKTESISEDMETENINDNEENVGTGRGKFNWKGTIKAVLKQAPDNEISIKKLRKKVIAQYYAVAGECHKTEEEILVTFNKKVNNNPKFRVLKDKVKLVK, from the exons ATGGTAGTTTTCACATGCAATGCGTGTGGAGAAGCTGTGAAGAAAGCACAGGTTGAAAAGCATGTGAACATCTGCAGAAACTGTCAGTGCCTGTCTTGCATGGATTGTGGCAAGGATTTCTG GGGTGATGACTATAAAGAACATGTGAAGTGTGTAAGTGAAGACCAGAAATATGGTGGAAAAGGCTTTGAAGCCAAAACTAACAAAGGAGATGCTAAACAGCAGGAGTGGATTCAG aaaATTCATGAAGTAATGAAGAAGCCCAACATAACCCCTAAAGTGCGGAACATCCTGGAGCAAATGCGTGCCTTTGATAACattccaagaaaaaaagtaaagtttcAG AATTGGATCAAGAACAGTTTGAGAATTCATGACAGCGCTTTGCAAGATCAGGTGTGGGATGTTTTCTCAGAAGCAACCAGAAAC atttcaaatgaaaaagaacaagacaaaccacagcagaaggaagagcaTCAGTCTgcagaaactggggaaaaaacaatggcagaagaaaatggaattacagatgaaaaaacagagagaaaaaagagtaaGAGAGAACGAAAAGAGGAGagacaaaagaacaaaaagaaggagaagaaagatcTGAAATTAGAAAACCAGGCAGaagtaaaaaagaataaaaagtccaaaaaaggaaaggagagcgTGGAGGATGAATTTGAAGTAAATGGAAATGACAATCACAgtgaaacagaagaagaaacaaatgtaAAGAAACGCAAACATAAACATGTAGAAG AGGAACGTCATACCAAAACAAAGagaatgaaaactgaaagcatttcagaagacatggaaacagaaaacatcaatgacaatgaagaaaatgtgGGAACAGGTAGAG GCAAATTCAACTGGAAGGGAACCATCAAAGCTGTTCTGAAACAGGCTCCAGACAAtgaaatttcaattaaaaaactaagaaaaaag GTGATAGCTCAATATTATGCAGTAGCTGGTGAATGTCACAAAACAGAAGAGGAGATCCTAGTCACATTCAATAAGAAAGTGAATAACAATCCCAAATTTAGAGTTCTGAAGGACAAAGTGAAGCTTGTGAAATAA
- the LYAR gene encoding cell growth-regulating nucleolar protein isoform X2, translating to MVVFTCNACGEAVKKAQVEKHVNICRNCQCLSCMDCGKDFWGDDYKEHVKCVSEDQKYGGKGFEAKTNKGDAKQQEWIQKIHEVMKKPNITPKVRNILEQMRAFDNIPRKKVKFQNWIKNSLRIHDSALQDQVWDVFSEATRNISNEKEQDKPQQKEEHQSAETGEKTMAEENGITDEKTERKKSKRERKEERQKNKKKEKKDLKLENQAEVKKNKKSKKGKESVEDEFEVNGNDNHSETEEETNVKKRKHKHVEEERHTKTKRMKTESISEDMETENINDNEENVGTGKFNWKGTIKAVLKQAPDNEISIKKLRKKVIAQYYAVAGECHKTEEEILVTFNKKVNNNPKFRVLKDKVKLVK from the exons ATGGTAGTTTTCACATGCAATGCGTGTGGAGAAGCTGTGAAGAAAGCACAGGTTGAAAAGCATGTGAACATCTGCAGAAACTGTCAGTGCCTGTCTTGCATGGATTGTGGCAAGGATTTCTG GGGTGATGACTATAAAGAACATGTGAAGTGTGTAAGTGAAGACCAGAAATATGGTGGAAAAGGCTTTGAAGCCAAAACTAACAAAGGAGATGCTAAACAGCAGGAGTGGATTCAG aaaATTCATGAAGTAATGAAGAAGCCCAACATAACCCCTAAAGTGCGGAACATCCTGGAGCAAATGCGTGCCTTTGATAACattccaagaaaaaaagtaaagtttcAG AATTGGATCAAGAACAGTTTGAGAATTCATGACAGCGCTTTGCAAGATCAGGTGTGGGATGTTTTCTCAGAAGCAACCAGAAAC atttcaaatgaaaaagaacaagacaaaccacagcagaaggaagagcaTCAGTCTgcagaaactggggaaaaaacaatggcagaagaaaatggaattacagatgaaaaaacagagagaaaaaagagtaaGAGAGAACGAAAAGAGGAGagacaaaagaacaaaaagaaggagaagaaagatcTGAAATTAGAAAACCAGGCAGaagtaaaaaagaataaaaagtccaaaaaaggaaaggagagcgTGGAGGATGAATTTGAAGTAAATGGAAATGACAATCACAgtgaaacagaagaagaaacaaatgtaAAGAAACGCAAACATAAACATGTAGAAG AGGAACGTCATACCAAAACAAAGagaatgaaaactgaaagcatttcagaagacatggaaacagaaaacatcaatgacaatgaagaaaatgtgGGAACAG GCAAATTCAACTGGAAGGGAACCATCAAAGCTGTTCTGAAACAGGCTCCAGACAAtgaaatttcaattaaaaaactaagaaaaaag GTGATAGCTCAATATTATGCAGTAGCTGGTGAATGTCACAAAACAGAAGAGGAGATCCTAGTCACATTCAATAAGAAAGTGAATAACAATCCCAAATTTAGAGTTCTGAAGGACAAAGTGAAGCTTGTGAAATAA